In Falsibacillus pallidus, the genomic window GCCAAACCATTTTTGAAGAAGCCGCTGAAGGAATACATCCCTGAAGACTGGGAGCAGCAGCAATTTAACCAAAAAATTGCTGTCGCATGTTTATCACTTGGGCTTATCTCCTTTTTAATGAGCTGGACTATAGCTGCCTATATTTTCACAGCAATGGTTGGTCTCTCAGCATTTATCGCTATATTAGGCTTTTGCATCGGATGCTTTATCCGCTACCAATGGAAGAAATTCCAGCACGAAAGATCGGTGCAGCAGCACTAACACTTAAATAAAAAATTCGGCTGATGCATCCAAGCATCAGCTTTTTCTTTTTAAAAATCATGCCATTGTCGAAGGAATATATGATATTATAGAATTTATGTGCAAGAAAAAGGCAATAATGGCAGATGGTGAAAAAATTGAAATTACTAAAAAATAAAGCGTTCTCATATATTTTGAAGATTCTATTGGGAGCAGGAATATTAATCCTCCTCTATTTCGAAGCGGAAAAAGTCTTCAGGGACTTTGATTTTCGACTGGTGGAAAAACACATCCATGAATTGACACTTCAGCAGATCCTCCTTTTGTTGTTGATTGGAGCCATTGCTGTCATACCTATGTGTTTTTATGATTTCCTACTATTAAGGCCCTTAGGAATAAAGCTTCCTTTATTCAAAAAACTCCGCTATAGCTATGCAGCCAATACCTATTCCAATTTCCTCGGATTTGGCGGGGTTGGTGGAGCAGCACTCAGGGTCTATTTTTACCAAAAGCAGCACACAGATAAAATGGCGCTTGTCAAAATGATAGCCAGTCTCTCCATTTTCTTTTTGACCGGCCTCTCACTGATTTGCTGGTCTGTAGCATTCAATTGGTTCCAAACACCTGTCTTGGATGAGCATACTTGGCTGAAATTTGTGATTTGGGGTTTTTCTTTATACACCCCTTTATTATTGATTATTCATTGGCTAAGTCCCACCAAGAATAAAATTCTCTTCTCATTCAAGTATGTTTTAGGGTTCATCATTGTCTCATTTTCCGAATGGGTTTTCGTCCTGTTGACAATTTGGACCATCATCGTTGTGCTAGGTGTGCCATTAGCATTTTCCGCAGTTATCCCGATTACGATCGTTTCCATCTGCGCAGGAATCATTTCAATGATTCCCGGTGGTGTAGGTTCATTCGATTTGATTTTTCTACTCGGGTCTGAGTTGGCGGGCGTCAAGGCGGAAGAAGTTTTGCTCGCATTGGCACTTTATCGATTGATTTATTACATTTTCCCATTCCTAATCGGTTCACTTCTTTTCGTGGTGGAATGGATAAAAGACAGGTTCATAAATAAAAGAAAAAGTTGATTCTATAGAGAATCAACTTTTTCTTTTATTTCATCGATATCAGCGTTGATTTGGGAAAACGCGTCGAAGCATTTCGGCGATTTCATCTCCCAGTCCTACAACCGGTTTTCCTGCTTGAATTTTATCTGCGTAGCCTTTTAATCTGTCTGCAAAATCAGGATTTGTGGAAACATAGACATTGTCAATGCTCTTGTCCGCTTCTTTAACTTTGTCTGAGATTTTCTTCTCCATATCTTTTGTGTTCGTGCCTTCTTTGTTTGTATCAAGCTTGGCAGCCACATAAGCAGTATGGTCCGTAACAAGGACATTCGCATTGCTGACATTATCAATTTTGTTCACTTGATCAGCGACATCGTTGGCAACGGAGTAGTTGTTGTCACCCACGTTGTTATTCATATTGTTATCATTCATATCCATGTTGTTATTATCATTGACAGTACCAGGAGTATAACGTACATTTTGAAACTTTGTACCCTT contains:
- a CDS encoding DUF4395 domain-containing protein, whose product is MTTTTKSIPRPLVLVNQWTIVISVLLTWITGISLILAIPLAAGLSALVFKYNPIMQLAKPFLKKPLKEYIPEDWEQQQFNQKIAVACLSLGLISFLMSWTIAAYIFTAMVGLSAFIAILGFCIGCFIRYQWKKFQHERSVQQH
- a CDS encoding flippase-like domain-containing protein, which gives rise to MKLLKNKAFSYILKILLGAGILILLYFEAEKVFRDFDFRLVEKHIHELTLQQILLLLLIGAIAVIPMCFYDFLLLRPLGIKLPLFKKLRYSYAANTYSNFLGFGGVGGAALRVYFYQKQHTDKMALVKMIASLSIFFLTGLSLICWSVAFNWFQTPVLDEHTWLKFVIWGFSLYTPLLLIIHWLSPTKNKILFSFKYVLGFIIVSFSEWVFVLLTIWTIIVVLGVPLAFSAVIPITIVSICAGIISMIPGGVGSFDLIFLLGSELAGVKAEEVLLALALYRLIYYIFPFLIGSLLFVVEWIKDRFINKRKS
- a CDS encoding YhcN/YlaJ family sporulation lipoprotein, encoding MKIVKVVLAASLLAVPLTACASKNNVNDEKGTKFQNVRYTPGTVNDNNNMDMNDNNMNNNVGDNNYSVANDVADQVNKIDNVSNANVLVTDHTAYVAAKLDTNKEGTNTKDMEKKISDKVKEADKSIDNVYVSTNPDFADRLKGYADKIQAGKPVVGLGDEIAEMLRRVFPNQR